The following are encoded together in the Planctobacterium marinum genome:
- a CDS encoding MBL fold metallo-hydrolase, whose translation MKQLIPLMVICCWCSAALAHNHDADKGFDIKITDLGSHIYELRTDRSGNVAVLVGEDGVFMVDTQMEHLVELIDDTQKTLSGNRDVNLILNTHFHRDHVRGNAYFKQRGAVIMAHPNVRGYLKNPTALKMLGREAPMFTPDYYPTIDVSDDTTINMNGQSIGLYHAPNAHTNSDLFVVFKEANVIHAGDLLFNRRFPFIDIDNGGSVAGYIAGIEKIISVSDHNTKIIAGHGPIANLQDLKATIAMLSETHKIIQGLVEQGLALTTIKALKPLESYTKTWSWQFINTDLMVTTHYYDITGKLE comes from the coding sequence ATGAAACAACTGATCCCGTTGATGGTTATCTGCTGTTGGTGCAGTGCTGCATTAGCGCACAATCACGATGCCGACAAAGGTTTTGATATCAAGATCACCGACCTTGGCAGTCACATTTATGAATTGCGAACAGACCGCTCTGGCAATGTTGCTGTGTTAGTGGGTGAAGATGGCGTGTTCATGGTTGATACACAGATGGAGCACCTGGTGGAGCTTATCGATGACACTCAAAAAACGCTGTCGGGCAACCGAGATGTCAATCTCATCCTCAATACCCACTTTCATCGCGATCACGTCAGAGGCAATGCTTACTTTAAACAGCGTGGCGCCGTTATCATGGCGCATCCCAATGTTCGTGGCTATCTTAAGAATCCAACAGCACTCAAAATGTTGGGGCGTGAGGCCCCGATGTTTACGCCCGATTATTACCCAACGATTGACGTTTCAGATGACACGACTATCAATATGAATGGTCAGTCTATTGGGCTTTATCACGCGCCAAACGCCCATACTAATAGCGATCTCTTTGTGGTATTCAAAGAGGCCAATGTGATACATGCTGGAGACCTGCTGTTTAATCGCCGTTTCCCATTTATTGATATTGATAATGGCGGCTCAGTAGCAGGTTATATTGCAGGTATTGAAAAAATAATCAGCGTCTCGGATCACAACACAAAAATCATCGCCGGGCATGGTCCGATAGCAAACTTGCAAGACCTGAAAGCCACTATCGCCATGCTTAGCGAGACCCACAAGATAATTCAGGGCCTGGTAGAGCAAGGCTTGGCTTTAACAACAATCAAGGCACTTAAGCCATTAGAGAGCTATACAAAAACATGGAGTTGGCAGTTTATCAACACGGATTTGATGGTAACCACTCATTACTACGATATTACAGGGAAGCTTGAATAA
- a CDS encoding FG-GAP repeat protein, translating into MKLSRISKHYIGAIFILLAANSFATQDMIVAKDGKAEDYFGYSAAIDGNTLLVGAYKADINQIMDAGAAYVYVLNDNAWHQQAKLVAAPFFAEDTTGGNVALNNDIAVLGVIGRDDKGKDAGAVIVFERHGDSWQQTQIITAPDAKPGDAFGQSISLTENHLVIGAPRSDAMGENSGAAYIYKRESDAWQYQTKIKASDGAAGDLFGISIAIDGETIVVGADLHDEKAENAGAVYVYVLDHDNKWIQEAKLIADDAGDTDIFGVRVAISGNVALVSARRDDVEGIGIDAGSAYIFERNGRKWTQKVKLTSPDGQADDRFGRGVALSGDKAIISAMNHDAKGIDTGAVYVYEKVSGNWQFTSKITANKSFANDRFGWNIGLSGNKAVIVSPNHDAKGENSGAVFVKQLKSATQKQ; encoded by the coding sequence ATGAAATTAAGCCGAATTAGCAAACACTACATAGGTGCCATATTCATTTTATTGGCTGCAAATAGCTTTGCCACACAAGATATGATTGTTGCCAAGGATGGCAAGGCTGAAGATTACTTTGGTTACAGCGCTGCGATTGATGGAAATACCCTTCTGGTTGGCGCTTATAAAGCCGATATCAACCAGATTATGGATGCAGGGGCTGCTTATGTTTATGTTTTGAATGACAACGCCTGGCATCAGCAAGCTAAACTAGTGGCTGCCCCCTTCTTTGCCGAGGATACCACTGGCGGCAACGTCGCGTTAAACAATGATATTGCTGTGTTAGGTGTGATAGGAAGAGATGATAAAGGCAAAGACGCGGGCGCGGTAATCGTATTTGAACGCCATGGTGATAGTTGGCAACAGACGCAAATAATCACCGCACCAGATGCCAAACCGGGTGATGCCTTTGGTCAGAGTATTTCCCTTACAGAGAACCACCTGGTGATTGGGGCGCCGCGAAGCGACGCAATGGGCGAGAACTCTGGCGCAGCTTACATTTACAAACGAGAGAGCGATGCATGGCAGTATCAAACCAAAATCAAAGCCAGTGATGGTGCTGCGGGAGATCTATTTGGTATAAGCATTGCCATAGATGGCGAGACCATTGTGGTGGGTGCAGATTTGCACGATGAAAAAGCAGAAAACGCAGGCGCTGTGTATGTTTATGTCCTTGACCATGACAACAAATGGATACAAGAAGCCAAGCTGATAGCAGACGATGCTGGAGATACCGATATATTTGGTGTTCGGGTCGCCATTTCGGGCAATGTCGCGTTAGTGTCGGCACGAAGAGATGACGTCGAAGGGATTGGTATAGATGCGGGTTCCGCCTATATTTTTGAGCGAAATGGCAGAAAATGGACACAAAAAGTAAAACTCACATCACCCGACGGCCAAGCTGACGACAGGTTTGGACGCGGCGTCGCATTAAGCGGTGATAAGGCAATCATCAGCGCCATGAATCATGATGCAAAAGGCATAGATACCGGGGCGGTTTATGTTTATGAAAAAGTATCAGGCAACTGGCAATTCACTTCAAAAATTACAGCTAATAAGAGCTTTGCCAATGATAGATTTGGATGGAATATTGGTTTATCAGGCAATAAGGCGGTGATAGTTTCCCCAAACCATGATGCAAAAGGCGAGAATTCAGGTGCTGTTTTTGTAAAACAATTAAAAAGCGCTACCCAAAAACAATGA
- the trxB gene encoding thioredoxin-disulfide reductase — protein sequence MSEARHVKLLILGSGPAGYTAAVYAARANLNPVLITGIQQGGQLTTTTEVENWPGDPEGLQGPDLMVRMQKHAEKFDTEIIFDHINKADLTQRPFRLRGDVGEYTCDALIICTGASAKYLGMESEQAFMGKGVSACATCDGFFYKNQKVAVIGGGNTAVEEALYLSNICSEVHVIHRRDTFRAEKILTQRLLDKAENGNVTLHLNKTLDEVLGNDMGVTGVRIKDTQSDATEELDIMGLFVAIGHQPNTSLFEGQLNMENGYLKVNSGLEGNATQTSIPGVFAAGDVSDHIYRQAITSAGTGCMAALDAEKYLDALND from the coding sequence ATGTCAGAAGCCAGACATGTAAAACTGTTGATTTTGGGCTCAGGCCCTGCGGGCTATACTGCCGCCGTTTATGCTGCCAGAGCCAACCTGAACCCGGTACTGATCACCGGCATCCAGCAAGGTGGCCAGCTTACCACCACCACTGAAGTGGAAAACTGGCCTGGCGATCCAGAAGGTCTGCAAGGCCCGGATTTGATGGTGAGAATGCAGAAACACGCTGAAAAGTTCGACACTGAAATCATCTTTGATCACATCAATAAAGCTGACTTAACACAGCGTCCTTTCCGTCTGAGAGGTGATGTGGGTGAATACACCTGTGATGCATTAATTATTTGTACTGGTGCTTCTGCCAAGTATCTGGGTATGGAAAGTGAGCAAGCTTTCATGGGTAAAGGTGTGTCGGCTTGTGCCACTTGCGACGGTTTCTTTTACAAGAACCAGAAAGTGGCGGTAATTGGCGGTGGTAACACCGCGGTTGAAGAAGCGCTATATCTTTCTAACATTTGTTCAGAAGTGCACGTTATCCACCGCAGAGACACTTTCCGTGCGGAAAAAATCTTAACACAGCGCCTGTTGGATAAAGCAGAAAACGGTAACGTTACTCTACACCTGAACAAAACCCTGGACGAAGTACTAGGCAATGACATGGGTGTAACGGGCGTGCGCATCAAAGATACGCAATCTGATGCCACTGAAGAGCTAGATATCATGGGTTTATTCGTGGCTATTGGCCATCAGCCCAACACCAGCTTGTTCGAAGGCCAGTTAAATATGGAAAACGGCTATTTGAAAGTGAACAGTGGATTAGAGGGCAACGCTACACAAACCAGTATCCCGGGCGTATTCGCTGCTGGTGATGTAAGTGACCACATTTATCGCCAGGCTATCACCTCTGCAGGCACTGGCTGTATGGCGGCTCTGGATGCTGAGAAGTATCTGGATGCGCTAAACGATTAA
- a CDS encoding tetratricopeptide repeat protein: MLRLLSALLVISAPTFALQEMAPETTQEEPSRSYNYYFQNAKEAYMNKRYDEATRLIQQSITESSSPTQKLDSLNAAGWIAFSKGDYQQSRQLYLDAASVENVPELYPTLEKLNHNRAILEYVVGNISAAKSLFNQSVIASTDVSQSFMRSIANDELKAQANKHVQEGVAHRFNKNFEQAIIEYDKALALMPDNAEALEYKGYAMLKTNQLEESLMTLQRAFEVDPLRLNTLINLFKVHCQLGNLEATVSIAQQNGAILSINRKNLANDKELQALCGENLNTILNVL; encoded by the coding sequence ATGTTGCGTTTATTATCTGCACTTTTAGTTATTTCCGCTCCAACGTTCGCCCTACAAGAAATGGCCCCTGAAACCACGCAAGAGGAACCAAGTCGTTCATACAACTATTACTTTCAAAATGCCAAAGAGGCATATATGAACAAGCGGTACGATGAAGCAACCCGCCTTATTCAGCAGTCCATCACCGAAAGTAGCTCACCAACACAAAAACTTGATTCACTCAATGCCGCTGGCTGGATCGCCTTTTCAAAAGGAGACTATCAACAATCCAGACAATTGTACCTTGACGCAGCCAGCGTCGAGAATGTTCCTGAATTATACCCAACACTAGAGAAACTAAACCACAACAGAGCCATTCTTGAATATGTCGTAGGCAACATCAGCGCCGCTAAAAGTTTATTTAATCAGAGCGTGATTGCCAGTACAGATGTCAGTCAGTCTTTCATGCGTTCTATTGCCAATGATGAGCTCAAAGCACAGGCTAACAAACATGTGCAGGAAGGTGTTGCTCATCGCTTTAATAAAAACTTTGAGCAGGCAATCATTGAATATGACAAAGCATTAGCGCTTATGCCAGACAATGCCGAAGCGCTGGAATACAAAGGCTATGCGATGCTTAAAACTAATCAGCTTGAAGAAAGTTTAATGACTTTGCAAAGAGCTTTTGAAGTGGATCCGCTCAGATTAAATACGCTAATCAATTTGTTCAAAGTACATTGTCAGCTAGGTAACCTGGAGGCCACCGTCAGTATTGCACAACAGAACGGTGCAATTCTCAGTATTAACCGCAAAAATCTGGCCAACGACAAAGAACTACAAGCTTTATGTGGAGAGAATTTAAACACCATTTTAAACGTACTGTAA
- a CDS encoding phosphoribosyltransferase, with translation MNKHFITAQSLLEDSFRLAADVYKDGFRPQFIIGIWRGGTPVGIAVQEFFDYKKVHTDHIAVRTSSYYGINQQSKTIKVHGLQYLVENANADDGLLIVDDVFDSGRSIAALIEQTKKLMRLNTPKDIRIATPWYKPKNNKTNITPDYYVHETDEWLVFPHELSGLTKEEIREGKSDIADVLNLIL, from the coding sequence ATGAACAAACACTTTATTACAGCACAGTCGTTGCTGGAAGATTCGTTCCGTCTTGCGGCGGACGTCTACAAAGATGGCTTCAGGCCGCAATTTATCATTGGTATCTGGCGTGGTGGCACACCGGTCGGGATCGCGGTGCAAGAGTTTTTTGATTACAAAAAAGTGCACACCGACCACATTGCCGTGCGCACTTCTTCTTATTACGGAATTAATCAACAGTCTAAAACCATCAAGGTACATGGTTTGCAATACCTTGTAGAAAACGCCAATGCCGACGACGGTTTGTTGATCGTGGATGATGTGTTTGACTCAGGCCGCAGTATTGCTGCCCTAATTGAGCAAACTAAAAAACTGATGCGCTTAAACACGCCAAAAGACATTCGCATTGCAACGCCTTGGTACAAACCCAAGAACAACAAAACTAATATCACCCCGGATTACTACGTACATGAAACCGACGAGTGGTTGGTATTCCCCCATGAGTTATCTGGCCTCACTAAAGAAGAAATCCGCGAGGGTAAATCGGATATTGCCGATGTACTGAATTTGATCCTTTAG
- the aat gene encoding leucyl/phenylalanyl-tRNA--protein transferase, with protein MSIQLFRLDDAVNFPPPELALEEPNGLLAFGGDLSVERLLRAYENGIFPWFSEGEPLLWWSPDPRGILYLEDYQVSKSFRKFLKKHPYRVTKNKAFADVIKVCASIPRDDKGTWITEDMQQAYVRLHHAGFAHSIEVWEGSELVGGLYGIGIGNVFCGESMFHKRSNASKLAFYHLVQYMKHFGCRFIDCQMQTDHLSSLGAVSISRKDFLAQLRNEITRDYPKGLWRQDLDVCNSVLAAVG; from the coding sequence ATGAGCATCCAGCTATTTCGTCTCGACGACGCAGTTAACTTCCCTCCGCCGGAATTGGCACTTGAGGAGCCCAATGGGCTGTTGGCTTTTGGTGGCGATCTGTCTGTAGAACGGCTGTTGCGCGCTTATGAAAATGGCATATTCCCCTGGTTTAGCGAAGGAGAACCCCTACTCTGGTGGTCACCCGATCCCCGTGGCATTCTTTATCTGGAGGACTACCAGGTATCTAAAAGCTTTCGCAAATTTCTGAAAAAACACCCTTATCGCGTTACCAAGAACAAAGCATTTGCCGATGTCATCAAAGTGTGTGCATCCATTCCTCGGGATGACAAAGGCACCTGGATTACCGAAGACATGCAGCAAGCTTATGTGCGCTTGCACCATGCGGGGTTTGCCCACTCAATCGAAGTTTGGGAAGGCAGCGAACTGGTAGGCGGCCTGTATGGCATTGGTATTGGAAACGTGTTCTGTGGCGAATCCATGTTCCACAAACGCAGTAATGCCTCAAAACTGGCGTTTTATCATCTGGTACAGTACATGAAGCACTTCGGCTGTCGCTTTATCGACTGTCAAATGCAAACCGATCATTTAAGCTCACTAGGTGCGGTTTCAATTTCCCGTAAAGATTTTCTTGCTCAGTTGCGAAATGAAATTACCCGAGACTACCCCAAAGGACTGTGGCGACAGGATCTGGATGTCTGTAATTCAGTACTCGCTGCGGTGGGCTGA
- the yfbV gene encoding terminus macrodomain insulation protein YfbV: MAQGIGAVLRDGQDYMKVWPRQKQLFSLFPDGKIVVATEFAIKVMPPAAVVAAASLINIHGAEYAPQAIAIAAFFISLPLQGLMWLGHRSKQNLPPAIRSWYQEIHSKMRQQGCQLQSAKSRPRYKELAQLLKTAFDELDKVFTRQLF; the protein is encoded by the coding sequence ATGGCGCAAGGTATCGGAGCCGTTCTCCGAGATGGTCAGGATTACATGAAGGTCTGGCCAAGGCAGAAACAGCTGTTTTCACTGTTCCCCGACGGTAAAATTGTGGTGGCAACGGAATTTGCCATCAAAGTCATGCCACCTGCTGCCGTTGTCGCTGCTGCATCATTGATCAATATTCACGGTGCTGAGTATGCACCACAAGCCATCGCTATCGCCGCCTTTTTTATCAGCTTACCCCTACAAGGTTTGATGTGGCTTGGACATCGTTCTAAGCAAAACTTACCGCCAGCGATCCGCAGCTGGTATCAGGAAATTCACAGCAAAATGCGTCAGCAAGGCTGTCAGTTGCAGTCGGCGAAGTCACGTCCGCGCTACAAAGAACTGGCACAGCTGCTGAAAACTGCATTCGACGAGCTGGACAAGGTGTTTACTCGCCAACTGTTTTAG
- a CDS encoding arginyltransferase: MKFGITGTFECSYLPDEKERLLVFAGYQDPDLKAQYEVMLAHGFRRSGEQIYRPNCPACSACQSIRVPVIKFKPSRSQKRVLARNKNVQVQISREHKDAYYQLYEQYINKRHSDGSMYPANKDQYFQFLFSSWSHPLFFEFYEDGQLIMVAVTDEFDGALSALYTFFHPDFAHRSLGTFAILTQIDKAYQWQKVYVYLGYQIDDCQKMNYKSKFLPHERHFKDGWQLISK; this comes from the coding sequence ATGAAATTTGGCATCACCGGCACCTTTGAATGTAGTTATCTGCCTGACGAAAAGGAACGTTTATTGGTATTTGCGGGCTATCAAGACCCTGATCTAAAAGCCCAATATGAAGTGATGTTGGCCCATGGCTTCCGCCGCAGTGGCGAACAGATCTACCGTCCCAACTGTCCCGCGTGTAGTGCCTGTCAGTCTATCCGTGTCCCGGTGATCAAATTTAAACCCAGTCGCAGTCAGAAACGGGTATTAGCTCGCAACAAAAACGTTCAGGTACAAATCAGCCGGGAACACAAAGACGCCTATTACCAGCTGTATGAGCAATACATCAATAAACGCCACAGTGATGGCTCCATGTATCCCGCTAACAAAGATCAGTATTTTCAGTTTTTGTTTAGCAGCTGGTCACATCCACTGTTTTTCGAATTTTATGAAGATGGCCAATTGATCATGGTGGCCGTTACGGATGAATTCGATGGCGCACTGTCGGCGCTGTATACTTTTTTTCACCCTGACTTCGCACATCGCTCGCTGGGTACGTTTGCGATTTTGACCCAAATTGATAAGGCCTACCAATGGCAAAAGGTTTATGTGTATCTGGGATATCAAATCGATGATTGTCAGAAAATGAACTATAAGTCCAAATTTTTACCTCATGAGCGCCATTTCAAGGACGGATGGCAACTAATAAGCAAATAA
- the infA gene encoding translation initiation factor IF-1 translates to MAKEDCIEMEGTILETLPNTMFRVELENGHVVTAHISGKMRKNYIRILTGDKVTVEMTPYDLTKGRIIYRAR, encoded by the coding sequence ATGGCAAAAGAAGATTGTATCGAAATGGAAGGTACCATTCTGGAAACCCTTCCCAACACTATGTTCCGTGTAGAACTTGAAAATGGTCACGTTGTAACTGCGCACATCTCTGGCAAGATGCGTAAAAACTACATCCGTATTTTAACGGGTGACAAGGTTACTGTTGAAATGACGCCTTATGATTTGACAAAAGGCCGCATCATTTACCGCGCCAGATAA